The following coding sequences lie in one Spirosoma sp. KUDC1026 genomic window:
- the eutC gene encoding ethanolamine ammonia-lyase subunit EutC, protein MSEATDRLDMSDPWAFLSQHTAARIAQGRTGHSLTTSALLHFQLDHARARDAVHAQLATDTLLTSLNALQADALLLHSQATDRQTYLKRPDLGRQLAYGSMIRLAELDKRPVVDLCIVIADGLSAFAIEQHVVPLLTSLLPLFRSQNWQVAPLCVVEQGRVAVGDEIAHAFGAELLLVLIGERPGLSSPDSLGAYLTYQARPGMTDELRNCVSNIRPEGYPYELAAQKLLYLLTEMKSRRLSGVALKDEMPTHRLGHTSSPAAIEQSPETPD, encoded by the coding sequence ATGAGCGAGGCCACCGACAGGCTGGATATGAGCGATCCCTGGGCGTTCCTGAGTCAGCATACGGCGGCCCGTATTGCGCAGGGACGAACCGGTCATAGTCTCACAACCAGCGCCTTGCTTCATTTTCAACTCGATCACGCTCGCGCCCGCGACGCTGTTCATGCCCAGTTGGCTACCGATACGTTACTGACCAGTCTGAACGCCCTGCAAGCTGATGCCCTGCTGCTCCACAGTCAAGCCACTGACCGACAGACATACCTGAAACGCCCTGATTTAGGTCGACAGTTAGCCTATGGGTCGATGATACGGCTGGCCGAGCTGGATAAAAGGCCCGTTGTCGATCTATGTATCGTCATTGCCGATGGCTTATCGGCTTTTGCGATCGAGCAGCATGTTGTTCCCCTGCTGACTAGTTTACTGCCGCTATTCCGGTCGCAGAACTGGCAGGTTGCTCCGCTATGCGTCGTCGAGCAGGGGCGCGTTGCGGTGGGCGACGAAATTGCGCACGCTTTTGGGGCCGAACTACTGCTGGTCCTGATCGGCGAACGTCCGGGGCTGTCCTCGCCCGACAGTCTGGGGGCCTACCTGACGTACCAGGCTCGACCCGGCATGACCGATGAACTGCGGAACTGCGTGTCGAACATACGGCCGGAAGGCTACCCCTATGAGCTGGCTGCTCAGAAACTGCTTTACCTGCTCACCGAAATGAAGTCGCGACGCCTGTCGGGAGTGGCGTTGAAAGACGAGATGCCTACGCATAGACTGGGGCATACGTCTTCCCCGGCAGCGATCGAACAAAGCCCCGAAACTCCAGATTGA
- a CDS encoding DUF4377 domain-containing protein produces MAIIRVLTLLLLLAGSACDKSVDPETLTLQIDSQYQDCVGVGPRKCLRVKENDASKWQLFYDPIEGFIHEPGYSYTIQVSREVIPDPPTDGSSYRYKLIQVVNQQKQ; encoded by the coding sequence ATGGCTATTATACGAGTACTCACATTGCTCTTGCTTCTGGCTGGTTCAGCCTGCGATAAATCGGTGGATCCTGAAACGCTTACGCTGCAAATCGATAGTCAGTATCAGGATTGTGTGGGGGTAGGGCCGAGAAAATGCCTGCGGGTAAAAGAGAATGACGCATCGAAGTGGCAATTATTCTATGATCCAATAGAAGGGTTCATACATGAACCCGGTTACAGTTATACAATACAGGTAAGTCGGGAGGTTATTCCTGATCCACCAACGGACGGCTCATCGTACCGGTACAAACTGATTCAGGTCGTTAATCAACAAAAGCAATGA
- the dprA gene encoding DNA-processing protein DprA — MTHNLHQVALTLVPGVGSILIRQLISYCGSAADVFQAPLGRLLKIPGIGEVTARAIHKPDVLTTAEQVIKQLEKLDAHSLFFTDKNYPARLKNLYDAPAMLYFRGSGDLNAPRTIGLVGTRQATDYGRRITADLIEALVPYGVTVFSGLAYGIDIAAHRASLTSGLPTIGVMASGLDIIYPNIHQKTAQEMLVQGGLLTESTPGTKPDAHLFPARNRIIAGLSDAVVVVEAAAKGGALITAEYANNYHRDVFAVPGQLNQAFSAGCNKLIRENKAQIYTSPRDLIEAMNWDAPVTEPSPKGIPPALPLDITEEESQILALLRQSATLHIDDLSWQAQIPMSRLASVLLNLEFRGFVRSLPGKTYAPVYA, encoded by the coding sequence GTGACTCATAACTTACACCAGGTCGCCCTGACGCTCGTTCCCGGCGTGGGTAGTATCCTCATTCGCCAATTAATCAGTTACTGCGGATCAGCCGCCGACGTATTCCAGGCTCCCCTTGGTCGGTTGTTGAAGATTCCGGGAATCGGCGAAGTAACCGCCCGTGCCATTCATAAACCCGACGTACTGACTACCGCCGAGCAGGTAATCAAACAACTGGAAAAGCTGGATGCCCATAGTTTATTCTTCACCGACAAAAACTACCCGGCCCGGCTGAAAAATCTGTACGATGCGCCCGCCATGCTGTATTTCCGCGGCTCTGGTGACCTGAATGCCCCCCGGACCATTGGCCTGGTTGGCACCCGGCAGGCTACCGATTATGGCCGACGGATCACCGCCGACCTGATCGAAGCACTCGTTCCTTATGGCGTTACGGTTTTTAGCGGTCTGGCCTACGGCATCGACATTGCCGCGCACCGGGCTAGCCTGACCAGCGGGTTACCCACCATTGGCGTTATGGCCAGCGGTCTTGATATTATTTACCCGAATATCCACCAGAAAACGGCGCAGGAAATGCTTGTCCAGGGTGGTTTACTTACCGAAAGCACCCCCGGCACTAAACCCGACGCGCATCTGTTTCCGGCCCGAAACCGGATTATCGCCGGGCTCAGCGACGCCGTTGTAGTAGTTGAAGCAGCGGCAAAAGGAGGAGCGCTCATCACGGCGGAGTACGCCAATAACTACCACCGCGATGTGTTTGCTGTACCCGGCCAATTAAACCAGGCATTTTCGGCGGGCTGCAACAAGCTGATCCGGGAAAATAAAGCTCAGATCTACACCAGCCCACGCGACCTGATCGAGGCCATGAACTGGGATGCGCCCGTAACAGAGCCGTCGCCCAAAGGCATCCCACCTGCTTTACCGCTCGACATTACGGAGGAAGAAAGTCAGATTCTGGCCTTGCTTCGCCAGTCTGCTACGTTGCACATTGACGATCTGAGCTGGCAGGCGCAGATTCCGATGAGCCGTCTGGCGTCGGTGCTGCTCAATCTGGAGTTTCGGGGCTTTGTTCGATCGCTGCCGGGGAAGACGTATGCCCCAGTCTATGCGTAG